The Azospirillum baldaniorum genome contains a region encoding:
- a CDS encoding peptidylprolyl isomerase, translating to MVNRVFRAALLSMAACGLALAAHAQTPAPTPAPAATPAPAAQAAPATADADPVVARVNGEAVHRSDVQRMVSQLPPQVQQMPLEMIYPAVIEQLVNSKLVAEAGYKANLAGTPEVKDEIKRAEERAVQRAYIQKEVQSRITPAKLDEAYQAFLKQNPAQEEVKASHILVEKEDEAKAIIAQLKKGGDFAKLAKEKSKDPVAAEQGGDLGYFTKDTMVEPFADAAFAMKKGEVSKEPVKTQFGWHIIKVEDKRTQPQPTLDEVKPQLEQQLSKDIVTNVVDDLRKVAKVETFQLDGSPMPKEEPATDAPKAEEPKKN from the coding sequence ATGGTGAATCGAGTGTTCCGCGCCGCCCTGCTGTCGATGGCCGCCTGCGGCCTCGCGCTGGCCGCACACGCCCAGACTCCGGCGCCGACTCCGGCTCCCGCGGCCACGCCCGCCCCCGCCGCGCAGGCCGCTCCCGCCACGGCGGACGCCGATCCGGTGGTGGCGCGCGTCAACGGCGAGGCGGTCCACCGCTCCGACGTCCAGCGCATGGTCTCCCAGCTTCCGCCGCAGGTGCAGCAGATGCCGCTGGAAATGATCTACCCGGCGGTGATCGAGCAGCTCGTGAACTCCAAGCTGGTGGCCGAGGCCGGCTACAAGGCCAACCTCGCCGGCACGCCGGAGGTCAAGGACGAGATCAAGCGCGCCGAGGAGCGCGCCGTGCAGCGCGCCTACATCCAGAAGGAAGTGCAGTCGCGCATCACCCCGGCCAAGCTGGACGAGGCCTATCAGGCCTTCCTGAAGCAGAACCCGGCCCAGGAAGAGGTCAAGGCCAGCCACATCCTCGTCGAGAAGGAGGATGAGGCCAAGGCGATCATCGCCCAGCTCAAGAAGGGCGGCGACTTCGCCAAGCTCGCCAAGGAGAAGTCGAAGGACCCGGTGGCCGCCGAGCAGGGCGGCGATCTCGGCTACTTCACCAAGGACACGATGGTCGAGCCCTTCGCCGACGCCGCCTTCGCCATGAAGAAGGGCGAGGTGAGCAAGGAGCCGGTGAAGACGCAGTTCGGCTGGCACATCATCAAGGTCGAGGACAAGCGCACCCAGCCGCAGCCGACCCTGGACGAGGTGAAGCCGCAGCTCGAGCAGCAGCTCAGCAAGGACATCGTGACCAACGTCGTCGACGACCTGCGCAAGGTTGCCAAGGTCGAGACCTTCCAGCTCGACGGCTCGCCGATGCCGAAGGAAGAGCCGGCCACGGACGCGCCCAAGGCCGAAGAGCCCAAGAAGAACTGA